CAGAAAAGACTTATACATTCTATATTCGGTCAAAACTAGCCGTATTGTTAATGTAAGGTATAAATTCACGCTTGGCAACCATTTTATACTAAAAATTCGACAATATTCTCCATCTTTCTTGGTGGCATGCCGTAATTCCATGCCCTTCCCTCAGCTCTGCAGCCAGAAGATCCCGGATAAATTCGGGCAGATAGTAGGACACCTCCGTCGCCTGTCCCAGCGACAAATAGCCGATATGGAACGTAAACATATCGATACAGCCAACCACGTATTCACGCTCATCGGAGAGCAGCTCGCCGTTAACATGAATCGACACGATTCGATGCAGCTCCGGAAGGGACGGATCATATTCGACCTCTATGCCGTCAATCGCAAGCGTCCCGAGCACCTCGCCGCGGAAGCCGTAGCCTTTGATCGGCATGCCCGTGAAGGAAGGCAGCAGCGCCTCTTCCAGCGCTGCCCGGATATTCGCGCCGCTGAGCAGCATGCGGCATGGATTAATCGGCGACGGACAGAGGGCATGCAGCTGCCCCTCTGTCACGTCGCCCTGCTGCAGGCCGCCTAGCAGCTGCCCCGTGTTCACGATGCCGATCTCGGCATCGGCATGGCGGCGCAGGCCGGCGGCCAGCAGGTTCCCGAGCGGCGATTCCCGCTCGGGGAGGGCGGGCAGCGGCGCATCCAGCCGGGCAATTACCCGGCTGAGCCGCCGCTCGCCCGCCTCGCGGTAGCCGCCGATAATCGCGGCGGCTGCGGAATGCTCCGCATAGGCGGCCATCGGCACGCATGCTGCGCGAATAATGGGGCGCTTCGCGCTCTCGTCAAGCTCGAGCTCGACGCGTCCGATCTGCTCGCCGTATTTCCCGGCGGCGCAGATTGAGGTGCCGCCGATAACAAGCGGCTCCTCAAGCAAATGATGCGTATGTCCGCCCATGATCAGATCGATGCCCGGTATTTTTTCCGCCATCTGCTTATCGACGTTAATCCCGAGGTGGGACATCACGGCTATCA
This region of Paenibacillus sp. JDR-2 genomic DNA includes:
- a CDS encoding bifunctional metallophosphatase/5'-nucleotidase translates to MTFSNRSILILHSNDIHSRLENAARIMSYIEEQRAAYGSERILCLDIGDHMDRIRLETEGSDGMVNVELLNAAGYDAVTLGNNEGLTYSKDTLERVYREAKFTILGANMRELESGKLPGWLLPSTVMEKNGIRIGLVAATARYTDFYELLGWDLTDPFEAIGEEVRRLRDQVDVIAVMSHLGINVDKQMAEKIPGIDLIMGGHTHHLLEEPLVIGGTSICAAGKYGEQIGRVELELDESAKRPIIRAACVPMAAYAEHSAAAAIIGGYREAGERRLSRVIARLDAPLPALPERESPLGNLLAAGLRRHADAEIGIVNTGQLLGGLQQGDVTEGQLHALCPSPINPCRMLLSGANIRAALEEALLPSFTGMPIKGYGFRGEVLGTLAIDGIEVEYDPSLPELHRIVSIHVNGELLSDEREYVVGCIDMFTFHIGYLSLGQATEVSYYLPEFIRDLLAAELREGHGITACHQERWRILSNF